The following are from one region of the Corylus avellana chromosome ca1, CavTom2PMs-1.0 genome:
- the LOC132183880 gene encoding large ribosomal subunit protein P2y-like, with the protein MKVVAAYLLAVLGGNTCPSAEDVKNILGSVGAEADEDKIELFLSEVKGKDITELIASGREKLASVPSGGGGAVAVAATGGGAAAAPAAAETKKEEKVEEKEESDDDMGFSLFD; encoded by the exons atgaaGGTGGTAGCTGCATATTTGCTGGCTGTGTTGGGAGGGAACACCTGCCCCTCAGCTGAGGATGTGAAGAACATTCTTGGATCCG TTGGAGCTGAAGCTGATGAAGATAAGATTGAGCTGTTCTTGTCTGAAGTCAAGGGTAAAGATATAACGGAGCTTATTGCCTCTGGAAGAGAGAAATTAGCATCTGTGCCTTCTGGTGGTGGTGGTGCTGTTGCAGTTGCTGCCACAGGTGGTGGTGCCGCTGCTGCTCCTGCTGCAGCCGAgacaaagaaagaggaaaaggtggaagagaaggaagaatCAGATGAT GATATGGGCTTCAGTCTCTTTGATTGA
- the LOC132166918 gene encoding serine/threonine-protein kinase D6PK-like, which yields MQPSVDDVADDFDNLSLNSTTTTATTATTVTTAIGTKRSTSSCSETTTWTTSSIASSSAKPHAPSHDPCRDAIRRVQSENATLSLEDLRFVRRLGSGDIGSVYLVVLKGSKGCMFAAKVMDKKELVTRNKEERARIEREILETLDHPFLPTLYATLDTPRWSCLLTEFCPGGDLHVLRQNQPDKRFDEAAVRFYASEVVVALEYLHMMGIVYRDLKPENVLIRSDGHIMLTDFDLSLKGDGSTSTAQLVSDQNPPITNPSEEYPNDPPPFATSSCILPDCIAPAVSCFHPKHKRKKRFDRRGTLQIVAEPIDVRSMSFVGTHEYLAPEIVSGEGHGNAVDWWTLGIFIFELFYGVTPFKGVGHELTLTNIVARALQFPKEPTVAGQAKDLMLQLLIKDPTRRMGSTMGATAIKHHPFFDGVNWALLRCTKPPYIPRPVAYRESVGVDDGTEKPVEFY from the exons ATGCAACCAAGTGTTGATGATGTCGCTGACGATTTCGACAACCTCAGCCTCAACTCTACCACAACCACTGCCACTACTGCCACCACCGTCACCACCGCTATCGGAACAAAGCGAAGCACGAGTTCATGCTCAGAAACAACCACTTGGACTACCTCGAGCATCGCCTCGTCCTCCGCCAAGCCCCATGCACCCTCCCACGACCCGTGCCGGGATGCAATCCGACGCGTACAATCCGAAAATGCCACGCTTAGCCTCGAGGACCTCCGCTTTGTCCGCCGCCTTGGCAGCGGTGACATAGGCAGCGTGTACCTTGTTGTGCTAAAGGGGAGCAAAGGGTGCATGTTCGCAGCTAAAGTGATGGACAAGAAAGAGTTGGTGACCAGGAACAAAGAGGAGAGGGCAAGGATAGAGAGGGAGATATTGGAGACCTTGGACCACCCTTTTTTGCCCACGCTCTATGCCACTCTAGACACACCTAGGTGGTCTTGTCTTTTGACCGAGTTCTGCCCCGGCGGCGACCTCCACGTGCTCCGCCAAAACCAGCCGGACAAACGCTTCGACGAGGCTGCCGTACG GTTCTACGCCTCAGAAGTTGTGGTTGCTCTAGAATACCTACACATGATGGGGATTGTCTACCGTGATCTCAAGCCTGAAAATGTACTCATAAGATCGGACGGTCACATAATGCTAACAGATTTTGATCTATCGCTAAAAGGCGATGGTTCGACATCGACGGCTCAGCTTGTTTCTGACCAAAACCCACCAATCACAAATCCATCTGAAGAATACCCCAATGACCCGCCTCCTTTTGCCACCTCATCATGCATTCTACCCGATTGTATTGCGCCAGCGGTCTCATGCTTCCACCCAAAACACAAGCGTAAAAAGAGGTTCGATCGCCGTGGGACCCTTCAGATTGTGGCAGAGCCGATTGATGTCCGATCAATGTCGTTTGTAGGGACCCATGAGTACTTGGCGCCGGAAATTGTATCTGGGGAAGGGCATGGCAATGCAGTGGATTGGTGGACACTAGGGATTTTCATATTTGAGTTGTTCTATGGTGTGACACCATTTAAAGGTGTTGGCCATGAGTTAACCCTAACAAATATTGTTGCACGAGCCCTACAATTCCCCAAGGAACCAACTGTGGCGGGCCAAGCTAAGGACTTGATGCTACAACTTTTGATTAAGGACCCTACAAGGCGAATGGGGTCCACAATGGGAGCCACAGCAATCAAACACCATCCATTTTTTGATGGGGTCAATTGGGCATTACTAAGATGTACAAAGCCACCTTACATTCCACGTCCGGTAGCTTATCGGGAGTCGGTCGGCGTTGATGATGGTACGGAGAAACCAGTAGAATTTTACTAG